The Alosa sapidissima isolate fAloSap1 chromosome 8, fAloSap1.pri, whole genome shotgun sequence genome segment AGCAGCCTGGAGTGCAGAGACAAACTACGACGACACAGAGGTGGGTCAGGGCATTTGTGAAGTCTACAGCTAATAATACACTTTtcagcaatgttgctgggcagtgTTCCTGGGTATGTTCAGGCACATTACCCTTTAGTAGCACTTTAATCATTAGTTGCACTTGAATCATTAGTAGATAGATTATCACaatccaatcagaacacatggaaccggttattgCCCAGCAACACTGCCGACAAAGTTGCCTTGTGTATCATCAAGCTTCTACAAACTTGACAGAAGGCTTCTTGTAGCAATGGTGTACTAGGTAATGTGCCCTTAATGTCTTTGTGGTTTTAGCATAGCATTTTACTTTTAAATACCTCAAATACATAGAAATAGGCATGGCTCGTCCATTGTAGTTATTCATTGTTGATTGTAGGTATTGATCATTGTGTTAATAACATACATGACACTGATATatctttgtctttgtgtttagGTGCCACACGGCCAGGCACTGTAGAGAGACTGTTGTGCTATCCACAGGGGAGCGTAGCGAGGATCCCACTCTGTAAAGGAGGGCTCCTGTAACACTGTAGCGCTCTTCACCGGACCTCCGGCTATTTGCACTTCCAAGAACTCTTGGTCATTCTCTAGGCCCTGCTGCCCAATCCCAGCGGCTCAGTACACACAGCAGAGCCATGCGTCACATTCACGTCGAGCTGGCTCGCAAGGAGCCCGCAGTCCAGCTCCCAGCACAAGAAGGGGACCTGCCGCCGACCAGCACCCCAGCCGAGGGGCCCGACCTCGGGGCGCGCAGCGGCGTCCCCAGGCCCTTCGGGGAGGAGGAGATCCGTCTCCAGAAGGTGTACCAGCTGTCCATCTTCTCGCAGAGAGGGGGCTACTCGGAGGTCGGCGAGGGGCAGCGGGCGTCCCGCGTGGGGCTGAAGAGGAGCCTGGAGGAGCCGGTCAACCCGCTGGCCCACAAGCGGCTGCACGAGGCCACGGCGGAGGACGAGGACGTGGACGTCCCGCAGGCCGAGGTGCTGTGCGGATCTACGTCCACTGAGCCATTCTACTCCTGCGCCCTGCTCGAgtgtaataacaataacaacaatagaGACCCAGAGAGCCCCATGGCCCGGACCCCCCCGAGGCCCCAGCCCCCGATGTCCCCCACCTACAACTCCATCCCTGCCCGCCGGCCTGCCCAGCACAACCACGACCGGCCGGTCCCCGACGCCTGGGCGCCGCTCTCCCCCAAGTCGCCGCCGATGGTCGACGTCTTCCGGTCGGGCGATGCCAGCGGCGTCTCCCCGGTGCTCAGCCCCGAGCCGCCTCCGGGAGGCGACGCCCCGGCCCACTCCATCGGGTCACCGCCGCACAGCGAGGGCTCCAGCAACGGGACCTCGGCCGCGGTCTCCGCACGGAGCCCGAGCCCCCCGCTCCCCTCCGCCAGCCCCAAGAGGCTCTCCGAGGCTCTGGAGTGGGCGGCCAGCTTGGAGTCCACCCCGCCCGATCACAGGGTGCTGCCCACGGCCACCAACGGTGTGCCCTCCAACGGCGCCCACTCCTCGGAGAAGACGCCCGTCGTCGACCCCCGGCCGtcgtccccctcctcctcttccaagTCATCCTTGTCCACCCATTGCCCGGCCAAGAAGAAGCTGCTGTCATCCAGCGACACGGGGGAGTCCTGCTCCGAGGACGAGGGCCCGTCCACTTCCAAGAGGAGCCGCCTAGCGCTGCTGGCCCCAGGGCTGGGCTTGGCCTCCTGCCGGAGCACCGACGCCAAGGCCGCGCCCTTCTGGAACCACCTGCTGCCCTCAGCCCGCCAACACCACAAGGTAAGTGTGCTAATGCCACCGCACGATTTCACTGCACCACGggtagagagagaacagggaaaAGGAAGAAGTGACAGAAATGTAAAGCTGCCTAAAACTTCTAGGAAGGAAtgaggccctgtgtgtgtgtgtgtgtgtgtgtgtgtgtgtgtgtgtgtgtgtgtgtgtgtgtgtgtgtgtgtgtgtgtgagagagagagagagagagggagaaagaaagattgATAAATGGatgtggaaagtgaaaaagagtgATGCAAACtcttttctttacttttttttgtCCAGTGGTGAAATGAGTGGAGTCCAGAATAAAGCCTATTGAGCGCCCCATTGTTCATCAGGTGTGTGCTTTCGCACCACCTCACAAAACACACGGCTTTTTCTGGGTCCACGTTGGAACATATCATATTCTGTTCCAGAAAGACTTTGGGGGCTTGGTTGG includes the following:
- the LOC121715429 gene encoding protein FAM214B; the protein is MRHIHVELARKEPAVQLPAQEGDLPPTSTPAEGPDLGARSGVPRPFGEEEIRLQKVYQLSIFSQRGGYSEVGEGQRASRVGLKRSLEEPVNPLAHKRLHEATAEDEDVDVPQAEVLCGSTSTEPFYSCALLECNNNNNNRDPESPMARTPPRPQPPMSPTYNSIPARRPAQHNHDRPVPDAWAPLSPKSPPMVDVFRSGDASGVSPVLSPEPPPGGDAPAHSIGSPPHSEGSSNGTSAAVSARSPSPPLPSASPKRLSEALEWAASLESTPPDHRVLPTATNGVPSNGAHSSEKTPVVDPRPSSPSSSSKSSLSTHCPAKKKLLSSSDTGESCSEDEGPSTSKRSRLALLAPGLGLASCRSTDAKAAPFWNHLLPSARQHHKGAPDCTRSGRRLKSGIRLKSRQLRSGRRTDNCHSTRAVWPSSSISRSLLGNFEESILKGRFSPSGRIEGFTAEIGASGSYCPQHATLPVQVTYYDISEHSAPSPFLGVISLEPLGKKGYSVPKAGTIQVTLFNPNKTVVKMFLVTYNFGDMPVNHMTFLRHRIFLVPVDEGEGSEKAGPTEDVQVDRKKILCYLIHLRFQSSKSGKIYLHNDIRLLFSRKSIEVDTGIPYELKSFTEVPRNPKYSPRV